A region from the Gemmatimonadota bacterium genome encodes:
- a CDS encoding radical SAM protein, with protein sequence MISSHFKPYHIPLFLAKYAWLSLRRMPMLVHFEVTMRCNARCGFCDYWKTPAAEKANELTSFADAARHFSPMMITFTGGEPLLRRDLEDLVRAVREASRLTYITLITHGGMLTLERARALWDAGIDQFNISLDYLDGRHDAARGIPGLTAKILSTVQEMRADGIDGIRFNTVIKNDNVDELLPIVERAAALGIGVNFSLYTDFKNGNRDHLVDATGREAVTRAVGELMAYKRAHRGVITNSDHYLSTIPQYLRGELPGPCDSGNRTIHISPTGTVKRCPDFPLDGHWRDYKGYAPINCDACYYACRGEAQAPLEPSRALDMLALGRRRPAVPAVQPAR encoded by the coding sequence GTGATTTCCTCGCACTTCAAGCCCTACCACATCCCCCTCTTCCTCGCCAAGTACGCCTGGCTGAGCCTGCGGCGCATGCCCATGCTCGTGCACTTCGAGGTGACGATGCGGTGCAATGCCCGGTGCGGCTTCTGCGATTACTGGAAGACACCGGCGGCGGAGAAGGCGAACGAGCTCACCAGTTTTGCGGACGCGGCGCGCCACTTCTCCCCAATGATGATCACCTTCACGGGTGGGGAGCCGCTCCTCCGTCGTGACCTCGAGGACCTGGTGCGCGCCGTGCGTGAGGCCTCACGCCTCACGTACATCACGCTCATCACCCATGGCGGGATGCTGACCCTGGAGCGCGCTCGCGCATTGTGGGACGCTGGGATCGACCAGTTCAATATCTCGCTCGACTATCTCGACGGTCGCCACGACGCCGCGCGCGGGATCCCTGGCCTCACCGCGAAGATCCTGTCCACCGTCCAGGAAATGCGCGCGGATGGCATCGACGGGATCCGCTTCAACACGGTCATCAAGAACGACAACGTCGACGAGCTGCTGCCCATCGTTGAACGCGCCGCGGCCTTGGGCATCGGGGTCAACTTCTCGCTCTACACGGACTTCAAGAACGGTAATCGGGACCACCTCGTGGATGCGACCGGCCGGGAGGCGGTGACGCGCGCCGTGGGGGAGCTGATGGCCTACAAGCGAGCGCACCGCGGGGTCATCACCAACTCGGACCACTACCTGTCGACCATCCCGCAGTACCTGCGTGGCGAGTTGCCGGGTCCCTGCGACTCGGGAAACCGGACGATCCACATCTCGCCAACCGGGACCGTTAAGCGCTGTCCCGACTTTCCCCTGGATGGTCACTGGCGCGACTACAAGGGGTACGCACCGATCAACTGCGACGCCTGCTACTACGCTTGCCGCGGGGAGGCGCAGGCGCCGCTGGAGCCGAGCCGTGCCCTCGACATGCTTGCCCTCGGCCGGCGACGCCCGGCAGTGCCGGCGGTCCAGCCCGCGAGATGA
- the hutH gene encoding histidine ammonia-lyase — MTSGIILDGHSLDIAGVVAVARRHAHVALHPDVGARLGAVRAHLEALVATGLPVYGVNTGFGRLSDIAIPPDRLSELQVSIIRSHAAGVGAPLGEAEARAVTLLRANVLAKGYSGIRAEVVELLLSLLNAGLFPQIPEQGSVGASGDLAPLAHLALALIGEGALCRGREVSPARDLLASAGLTPVVLGPKEGLALINGTQAHTAIAALALADARTLWATAHVAGAASLDALLGTPVAFEDRIHRVRGQPGQVLSAAVFRGLTQDSAIRESHRTNDPRVQDAYALRCMPQVHGPIIEAIEYAEGVVARELNAATDNPLVFEDGSMVSGGNFHGQSVGMACDFLAIALTNLGAMSERRIDRLVNPDLNQGLPPFLARDPGVNSGFMMAQVTAAALASENKGLAHPASVDSIPTDGGKEDFVPMAMGAAVKLRKVVQNVRHILAIELLCAVQGLEFRRPLTSSAPVERACATLRGAVPTMERDRMLSPDIATVAEQVERGVYEHIVADLRVGPLY; from the coding sequence ATGACGAGCGGGATCATTCTGGACGGCCATTCGCTGGACATTGCCGGCGTCGTTGCTGTGGCGCGCCGCCACGCCCACGTGGCTCTGCACCCGGACGTGGGCGCCCGACTTGGCGCTGTGCGCGCGCACCTGGAAGCTCTGGTCGCGACCGGGCTGCCGGTGTACGGCGTGAACACGGGGTTCGGCCGGCTCTCGGACATTGCCATCCCTCCGGACCGGTTGTCCGAGCTGCAGGTGTCGATCATTCGGAGCCACGCCGCGGGGGTTGGGGCGCCGTTGGGCGAGGCCGAGGCGCGGGCCGTCACCTTGTTGCGGGCGAACGTACTCGCCAAGGGGTACTCCGGCATTCGGGCTGAGGTCGTTGAGCTGCTGCTCTCGCTCCTGAATGCGGGGCTCTTTCCGCAAATTCCCGAGCAGGGCAGTGTGGGCGCCAGCGGCGACTTGGCTCCGTTGGCCCACCTGGCGCTCGCCCTGATTGGCGAAGGCGCGTTGTGTCGCGGCCGTGAGGTGTCCCCGGCCAGAGACTTGCTCGCTTCGGCCGGGCTCACCCCGGTGGTGTTGGGGCCCAAGGAAGGACTAGCGCTCATCAACGGCACGCAGGCGCACACGGCGATAGCCGCCCTGGCGTTGGCGGACGCGCGGACGCTGTGGGCCACGGCGCACGTCGCGGGGGCTGCGTCACTCGATGCCTTGCTGGGGACGCCCGTGGCGTTCGAGGATCGCATTCACCGGGTGCGTGGGCAACCCGGCCAGGTGTTGTCGGCCGCCGTATTTCGCGGGCTCACGCAGGACAGCGCGATCCGCGAGTCGCATCGCACGAATGACCCGCGGGTGCAGGATGCCTATGCCTTGCGCTGCATGCCGCAAGTGCACGGACCGATCATCGAGGCCATCGAATACGCGGAAGGGGTGGTCGCGCGCGAATTGAATGCGGCCACGGACAACCCGCTGGTCTTTGAGGATGGCTCCATGGTGAGCGGTGGCAACTTCCACGGCCAGTCGGTGGGCATGGCCTGCGACTTCCTGGCGATTGCCCTCACGAATCTGGGTGCAATGTCGGAGCGACGCATCGATCGCCTGGTGAACCCGGACCTCAACCAGGGGCTGCCGCCCTTCCTGGCGCGAGACCCCGGGGTCAACTCCGGCTTCATGATGGCCCAGGTCACGGCGGCTGCGCTGGCGTCGGAGAACAAGGGGCTCGCGCATCCGGCCTCGGTGGACTCGATCCCGACGGATGGCGGCAAGGAAGACTTTGTCCCCATGGCGATGGGGGCCGCGGTCAAGCTGCGCAAGGTCGTGCAGAACGTCCGCCATATCCTTGCCATTGAGCTGTTGTGTGCCGTCCAGGGCCTCGAGTTTCGTCGCCCGCTCACGTCGAGTGCACCCGTGGAACGCGCGTGTGCGACGCTGCGCGGCGCCGTGCCCACGATGGAGCGCGACCGCATGTTGTCGCCCGATATCGCCACCGTCGCCGAGCAGGTGGAACGTGGCGTCTACGAACACATCGTGGCCGACCTGCGCGTCGGCCCCCTCTACTAG
- the tatC gene encoding twin-arginine translocase subunit TatC, whose protein sequence is MAESKGRVGAQAEMPFLEHLEELRWRILWSLLAVILGVGVAFFVLLRYDAIKFLAQPILPYLPDGKLITTHPAGAFKIVMSAAFAIGAIVASPVIVYQLWSFLSPALYKHEKRVIVPVLIFGAVLFLGGVSLAYFVLIPLTLNFLLNVQSSVISPMIDVTRYFDFAISFSLIMGAVFELPIAIIALTALDIVTPAFLNKYRRHALVACLVASAFITPGQDPVSLAAVALPLIGLYEVSVLCSIVIYRRKLRKQRERDLENEGGG, encoded by the coding sequence ATGGCCGAATCGAAGGGCAGGGTGGGGGCCCAGGCGGAAATGCCGTTCCTCGAGCACCTCGAGGAGTTGCGGTGGCGCATCCTGTGGTCCCTCCTCGCGGTGATCCTTGGGGTGGGTGTGGCGTTCTTTGTCCTGCTGCGCTACGACGCCATCAAGTTCCTCGCGCAGCCGATCCTGCCGTACCTGCCTGACGGTAAGCTGATCACCACGCACCCGGCGGGCGCATTCAAGATCGTGATGAGCGCGGCCTTCGCGATCGGGGCGATTGTTGCTTCCCCGGTGATCGTCTACCAGTTGTGGTCGTTCCTGTCGCCGGCGCTGTACAAGCACGAAAAGCGAGTCATTGTCCCCGTGCTGATCTTTGGCGCCGTGTTGTTCCTCGGCGGGGTGTCGCTGGCCTATTTCGTCCTGATTCCGCTCACGTTGAACTTCCTGCTCAACGTGCAGTCGAGCGTGATCTCGCCGATGATTGATGTCACGCGGTACTTCGATTTTGCGATCAGCTTCTCCTTGATCATGGGGGCCGTGTTCGAGCTGCCCATTGCGATCATCGCGTTGACCGCGCTCGATATCGTGACGCCCGCGTTCCTCAACAAGTACCGGCGCCATGCGCTGGTGGCTTGTCTCGTCGCTTCGGCGTTCATCACACCCGGGCAGGACCCCGTCTCGCTGGCTGCGGTCGCGCTGCCGCTGATTGGGTTGTACGAGGTCAGCGTGTTGTGCTCGATCGTGATTTACCGTCGCAAGTTGCGCAAGCAGCGCGAACGCGACCTCGAGAACGAGGGTGGTGGGTGA
- a CDS encoding OmpA family protein: MPNTSRTVTLALVSLLTLAACKKKQVDTGVSPGGPAPTETCDAACRAAREAAERARRDSIEADRLRVEREAREAREARERAVAGIKATLGQKVYFEYDMAELSAEGRALLDAKLAIMMANVGVRVRITGHADDRGSDEYNLALGQRRAAAVKKYLTDRGVDESRIDILSLGEERPEVTDGTEEAFRLNRRAEFEIVAGGDTLVPPR, from the coding sequence ATGCCAAACACCTCACGAACCGTCACCCTTGCGCTGGTATCCCTGCTGACCCTCGCGGCCTGCAAGAAGAAGCAGGTAGACACCGGGGTGTCACCAGGCGGTCCCGCGCCAACTGAGACATGCGACGCCGCGTGCCGGGCGGCTCGTGAGGCGGCCGAACGCGCGCGCCGTGACTCGATCGAAGCCGACCGCCTCCGCGTCGAGCGCGAAGCTCGTGAGGCCCGCGAGGCGCGCGAGCGTGCGGTCGCCGGGATCAAGGCGACGCTGGGGCAGAAGGTGTACTTCGAGTACGACATGGCCGAGTTGTCCGCCGAGGGGCGTGCGCTGCTCGATGCCAAGCTCGCGATCATGATGGCCAACGTCGGGGTGCGCGTCCGCATCACCGGCCACGCCGACGACCGTGGTTCCGATGAGTACAACCTCGCCCTCGGCCAGCGGCGGGCGGCCGCCGTGAAGAAGTACCTGACCGATCGCGGCGTCGATGAGTCACGAATCGACATCCTGAGCCTTGGGGAGGAACGTCCCGAGGTGACCGATGGTACGGAAGAAGCGTTCCGCCTCAATCGCCGTGCCGAGTTCGAGATCGTGGCCGGCGGAGACACCCTCGTTCCTCCCCGCTGA
- a CDS encoding LPS-assembly protein LptD: MRWRPWLLAPLMALGAREIVAQGPPPVRRDSAVRADTVRRPARVDTAGGSMAPAAADTGKKLLTAADTIRARADSIRKSRLAGLEAVQQRREIQWAPEDSAMSALLGREGYSVTKYQGTNVVFRALEHTMLLQGRKAQVAKDSTVLVGDTITFNDSTQFIAARGDTLVMRDPAQGQDDVVSYGRLTYDVKNRRGTVRNVTTAVESGQRWVVHGTVAAFKGDTTGAGAPAFYAQQGWITSCEETEPHYHFAAKEMKMVSKNVMVVRPAVLYIGDIPVLWLPFVFNDMRPGRRSGLLAPRIGFNQIFRQSPFLQRSVQDIGYYFALNDYVSTTLTMDWSSNARTQSNSPGFVQLNSTFDYVWKDRFIDGKLGISTLYRRNGDRMNQYSFLHQQKFSERTALTANFNYTSNAKLQRQTTFNPQLALQTISSQATFRTGRGPFSFDLGGTQKQYPGRDQLDRDFPSLRVSSKPIELGQWMTWTPSLTIANSQSLNIDQVGDFAFRYKQTATGIDSTERLKRNTRNSSVSFDTPVEIFGFSWRNSFRLTDVANDFPERRVIYPNPRDTSVRQDRVFARTYRTGVEWETSFSLPNFSQGKLNISPSVQFQKVDGRSPLIVRTERTGGKFVAQTFRPAVGVSMSPKIYGFFPGFGKIETIRHAIEPTLQWQYTPKGNVSDEFLAANGDVAVGFLGNLPQNAVSLGFNTSFEAKLRAPDEPVAAPVRDTPSDSLADSTAADTAQRRTQQQQEGRKIKLLAMNFTTLSYDFVRAKESSGGTGLTNRTFDWSARTDLLPGFEVGMNYSLFLGDPISDTAVFKPYREGVRASISLDQNSPIVQTLARFLGIRVADSASRARAARQQGGEAGAQGRQGARAGSGELMAGRSIVGSARLATLSIPKGQGWRMNLSYNSNRQRPPTGTNIKEYDPKSQCDLYRDDQLQYSLCLNQFAIGGNSTTGLPFNETTRGGTFFRMPPTSNITGQMSFNVTRLWAAQWQTSYDVVTGEFAQHVVSLQREMHDWDATFGFTRSPNGNFAFTFYIALRAQPDIKLDYDRASYPRGTTGRRQF; this comes from the coding sequence GTGAGGTGGCGCCCCTGGCTCCTCGCGCCGTTGATGGCGCTCGGGGCGCGAGAGATCGTCGCGCAGGGACCCCCACCGGTCCGGCGCGACTCGGCGGTGCGTGCAGATACTGTTCGCCGTCCGGCGCGCGTGGACACCGCGGGAGGCTCGATGGCGCCGGCCGCTGCGGATACGGGGAAGAAACTCCTCACGGCGGCTGATACCATTCGTGCGCGCGCCGACTCCATTCGCAAGAGTCGGCTTGCCGGACTCGAGGCGGTCCAGCAGCGCCGGGAGATCCAGTGGGCGCCGGAAGACTCGGCCATGAGCGCCCTCCTCGGGCGAGAGGGGTACTCGGTCACCAAGTACCAGGGAACCAACGTGGTCTTCCGCGCCCTCGAGCACACCATGCTCCTGCAGGGTCGCAAGGCGCAGGTGGCCAAGGACTCCACCGTGCTCGTCGGAGACACGATCACGTTCAATGACTCCACCCAGTTCATCGCGGCGCGGGGTGACACCCTGGTCATGCGCGATCCGGCCCAGGGGCAGGACGACGTCGTGTCGTACGGGCGGCTCACCTATGACGTGAAGAATCGGCGAGGCACCGTGCGGAACGTGACCACCGCGGTCGAGAGTGGCCAGCGATGGGTCGTGCACGGCACCGTGGCTGCGTTCAAGGGCGATACCACCGGGGCGGGGGCTCCCGCCTTCTACGCGCAGCAGGGATGGATCACGAGCTGCGAGGAAACGGAGCCGCACTATCACTTCGCGGCGAAAGAGATGAAGATGGTCTCGAAGAACGTGATGGTGGTGCGGCCGGCCGTTCTGTACATCGGGGACATTCCCGTGTTGTGGCTGCCGTTCGTCTTCAACGACATGCGGCCCGGCCGTCGCAGTGGGTTGCTCGCGCCACGCATCGGGTTCAACCAGATCTTCCGGCAATCGCCCTTCCTGCAGCGCTCGGTTCAGGACATTGGCTACTATTTCGCCCTGAACGACTACGTCAGCACGACGCTCACGATGGACTGGTCGAGCAATGCGCGCACCCAGAGCAACAGCCCGGGCTTCGTCCAGCTGAACAGTACGTTCGACTACGTGTGGAAGGACCGCTTCATCGACGGCAAGCTCGGGATCTCGACGCTGTATCGCCGGAACGGCGACCGGATGAACCAGTATTCGTTCCTGCACCAGCAGAAATTCTCCGAGCGCACGGCCCTCACCGCGAACTTCAACTACACGTCGAACGCAAAGCTCCAGCGTCAAACGACCTTCAACCCGCAGTTGGCGCTCCAGACCATCTCGTCTCAGGCGACCTTCCGCACCGGGCGCGGGCCGTTCTCGTTCGACCTCGGCGGCACTCAAAAGCAATATCCGGGACGCGACCAACTCGACCGCGACTTCCCGAGCCTGCGAGTCTCCTCCAAACCCATCGAGTTGGGGCAGTGGATGACCTGGACGCCGAGTCTGACGATCGCGAACTCGCAGAGTCTCAATATCGACCAGGTCGGCGACTTTGCCTTTCGGTACAAGCAGACGGCCACCGGGATCGATTCGACGGAGCGCCTCAAGCGCAACACGCGAAACAGCTCGGTTTCGTTTGACACACCTGTCGAGATTTTCGGTTTCAGCTGGCGGAACTCGTTCCGGCTGACGGACGTCGCCAACGACTTCCCGGAACGCCGGGTCATCTATCCCAACCCGCGTGACACCTCCGTCCGCCAGGATCGGGTTTTCGCCCGCACCTACCGCACGGGGGTGGAATGGGAGACGTCGTTCTCGCTGCCGAACTTCTCCCAGGGCAAGCTCAACATCTCGCCATCCGTGCAGTTCCAGAAGGTGGATGGACGTTCGCCGCTCATCGTGCGAACCGAGCGCACGGGCGGCAAATTCGTGGCGCAGACCTTTCGGCCCGCCGTCGGCGTGTCCATGTCGCCAAAGATCTATGGCTTCTTCCCGGGATTCGGGAAGATCGAGACGATTCGCCATGCGATCGAACCAACGCTGCAGTGGCAATACACGCCCAAGGGGAACGTCTCGGACGAGTTCCTGGCGGCGAACGGTGACGTGGCCGTGGGCTTTCTCGGCAACCTGCCACAGAACGCCGTGAGCCTCGGGTTCAACACGTCGTTCGAAGCCAAGCTGCGGGCCCCGGATGAACCGGTCGCGGCCCCGGTCCGCGACACACCATCGGACAGCTTGGCGGACAGTACGGCCGCCGACACGGCCCAGCGCCGCACCCAGCAACAGCAAGAAGGCCGCAAGATCAAGCTGCTCGCGATGAACTTCACGACGTTGTCGTATGACTTCGTCCGCGCGAAGGAGTCGTCCGGAGGTACCGGGCTGACCAACCGCACCTTTGATTGGAGCGCGAGAACGGACCTGCTCCCGGGCTTTGAGGTTGGGATGAACTACTCGCTGTTTCTCGGCGATCCCATCTCCGATACCGCCGTGTTCAAGCCGTATCGCGAGGGCGTGCGCGCCTCTATCTCGCTGGATCAGAACTCCCCGATCGTCCAGACCCTCGCGCGCTTCCTCGGGATTCGTGTGGCCGACAGCGCCTCGCGCGCGCGCGCCGCGCGGCAGCAGGGCGGGGAGGCGGGGGCGCAGGGGCGTCAGGGGGCCCGTGCCGGCTCGGGCGAGCTGATGGCCGGCCGATCCATCGTCGGGAGCGCGCGCCTGGCGACCCTGTCCATCCCCAAGGGCCAGGGATGGCGGATGAACCTGTCGTACAACAGCAACCGGCAGCGTCCGCCCACCGGGACCAACATCAAGGAGTACGACCCGAAGTCGCAGTGCGACCTGTACCGCGACGACCAGCTGCAGTACTCCCTCTGCCTCAACCAGTTCGCGATCGGCGGGAACTCCACGACCGGTCTGCCGTTCAACGAGACCACGCGCGGCGGGACGTTCTTCCGCATGCCGCCCACGTCGAACATCACCGGGCAGATGTCGTTCAATGTGACGCGCCTCTGGGCCGCACAGTGGCAGACGTCGTACGACGTGGTCACGGGTGAGTTTGCGCAGCATGTAGTCTCCCTGCAGCGCGAAATGCACGACTGGGATGCAACCTTCGGGTTCACCCGGTCCCCGAACGGCAACTTCGCCTTCACGTTTTACATCGCCCTGCGCGCGCAACCCGACATCAAGCTGGATTACGACCGCGCGTCGTACCCGCGCGGGACGACGGGGCGCCGTCAGTTCTAG
- the bamD gene encoding outer membrane protein assembly factor BamD, producing the protein MGSPRLLRLLPVLLLGTGACFATRNDVRILQGDILTLRRESAAADTARARQVDQLNARLAQNLGVVNDTLRALSARMVVSNGDNRSDFRQIREMLIQTQELVGASQAMIARFQADNERRIMEARQAQLTPPAPAPGDTTAGAVRPVAPPVETVGPAQLYTEGLAQATRGNYAAAQAAFEEILAKYPTAEVAPDAMVFLADAYDADGKPAQADSMYLRMVREHPRATRAPTALYKLGNSLARRGRRAEARAMMERVSKEYPVSEVADFAREWLMRNR; encoded by the coding sequence ATGGGCTCGCCACGCCTTCTCCGACTCCTGCCCGTCCTGCTCCTGGGGACCGGGGCCTGCTTTGCGACCCGCAACGACGTGCGGATCCTGCAAGGAGATATCCTGACCTTGCGTCGTGAGTCGGCGGCGGCAGATACCGCGCGCGCCCGCCAGGTCGACCAGCTGAATGCACGCCTCGCGCAGAACCTCGGCGTCGTGAACGACACGCTGCGCGCCCTGAGCGCGCGCATGGTCGTGAGCAACGGGGACAACCGGAGTGACTTCCGCCAGATTCGCGAGATGCTCATCCAGACCCAGGAGCTGGTCGGTGCGAGCCAGGCGATGATTGCCCGGTTCCAGGCCGACAATGAGCGGCGGATCATGGAGGCGCGTCAGGCGCAGCTCACCCCTCCCGCGCCCGCCCCCGGTGATACCACGGCGGGTGCTGTCAGACCTGTGGCACCTCCGGTGGAGACCGTCGGCCCGGCACAGCTGTATACCGAAGGGCTCGCGCAGGCCACGCGCGGCAACTACGCCGCGGCGCAGGCAGCCTTCGAGGAGATCCTGGCCAAGTATCCCACGGCGGAAGTGGCACCGGACGCGATGGTGTTCCTGGCGGACGCGTATGATGCTGATGGCAAGCCGGCCCAGGCCGATAGCATGTACCTGCGCATGGTGCGAGAACACCCGCGGGCGACGCGGGCGCCGACGGCGCTCTACAAGCTGGGCAACTCGCTGGCGCGGCGTGGTCGTCGCGCCGAGGCGCGCGCGATGATGGAGCGTGTGTCGAAGGAATACCCGGTGAGCGAGGTCGCGGACTTCGCTCGCGAGTGGCTCATGCGCAACCGCTGA
- the hutU gene encoding urocanate hydratase, whose translation MSVAAPSGPRVVRAPRGTALRCKGWQQEAALRMLMNNLDPDVAERPDDLVVYGGTGKAARSWDAFDAIVRSLEELEGDETLMVQSGKPVAVFRTHTSAPRVLIANSNLVGRWATWDVFRELERQGLTMYGQMTAGSWIYIGSQGIVQGTYETFGAVATQHFGGSLAGRFVLTAGMGGMGGAQPLAATMCGAAILGIDVDGSRIDKRLATRYLDRKTHSLDEALAWIMGATAAHQALSVGLVGNAADVLPELVRRGIVPDVVTDQTSAHDTLNGYVPHGLSLGEAAVLRQRDAQEYIRRSVASIVIHVEAMLELQRRGAVTFDYGNNIRTVALDAGVTKAFDFPGFVPAYVRPLFCEGKGPFRWVALSGDPRDIARTDDLVLEMFPDDQHLRRWITLARERIAFQGLPARICWLGQGERARFGVAINDLVASGELSAPIAIGRDHLDTGSVASPFRETEAMRDGSDAIADWAILNAMVNVASGASWVSFHHGGGVGIGNSLHAGQVIVADGSPEMRVRLERVLTNDPGMGVARHADAGYEAARATARREGINLPMLP comes from the coding sequence ATGTCGGTTGCGGCCCCCTCTGGCCCGCGCGTGGTCCGCGCGCCCCGTGGCACCGCCCTGCGCTGCAAGGGGTGGCAGCAGGAGGCCGCCCTCCGCATGCTGATGAACAACCTCGATCCCGATGTGGCGGAGCGTCCCGATGACTTGGTGGTCTACGGGGGCACCGGCAAGGCCGCGCGCAGCTGGGACGCCTTCGACGCCATCGTGCGGTCTCTGGAGGAGCTCGAGGGCGACGAGACCCTGATGGTCCAGAGCGGGAAGCCGGTGGCCGTCTTCCGCACGCACACCTCGGCGCCGCGCGTCCTGATCGCCAACAGCAACCTGGTGGGGCGGTGGGCCACCTGGGATGTGTTCCGTGAGCTCGAGCGTCAGGGCCTCACGATGTACGGCCAGATGACCGCCGGCTCGTGGATCTACATCGGGTCGCAGGGGATCGTGCAGGGCACGTATGAGACCTTTGGCGCCGTGGCGACGCAGCACTTTGGCGGGAGCCTCGCTGGTCGCTTCGTGCTGACCGCCGGGATGGGTGGCATGGGCGGGGCCCAACCGCTGGCCGCGACGATGTGTGGGGCCGCCATCCTCGGCATCGACGTCGACGGATCACGGATCGACAAGCGGCTCGCCACCCGGTACCTGGATCGCAAGACCCACTCGCTGGATGAAGCGCTGGCCTGGATAATGGGGGCGACCGCCGCGCATCAGGCCCTGTCCGTGGGACTCGTGGGCAACGCGGCCGACGTGCTGCCCGAACTGGTTAGGCGAGGCATCGTGCCCGACGTGGTGACCGATCAGACCAGTGCTCACGACACCCTCAACGGGTACGTCCCGCACGGGTTGTCCCTGGGGGAGGCCGCGGTGTTGCGTCAGCGCGATGCGCAGGAGTACATCCGGCGCAGCGTGGCGTCCATCGTGATCCATGTGGAAGCCATGCTGGAGCTGCAACGTCGGGGTGCCGTCACCTTTGACTACGGCAACAACATCCGGACCGTGGCCCTGGACGCTGGTGTCACCAAGGCGTTCGACTTTCCCGGGTTTGTGCCAGCCTACGTACGCCCGCTCTTTTGCGAGGGCAAAGGCCCGTTCCGCTGGGTCGCGCTCAGTGGGGACCCGCGGGACATCGCCCGCACCGACGACCTCGTGCTCGAGATGTTCCCGGACGACCAGCACCTGCGCCGCTGGATCACCCTCGCGCGGGAGCGGATCGCGTTCCAGGGCCTCCCGGCGCGTATCTGCTGGCTGGGGCAGGGGGAGCGCGCACGGTTTGGGGTCGCGATCAATGACCTGGTGGCGTCCGGAGAGCTGTCGGCCCCGATTGCCATCGGCCGCGATCATCTGGATACCGGAAGCGTGGCCTCGCCTTTCCGTGAGACGGAAGCCATGCGCGACGGCAGCGACGCGATTGCCGACTGGGCGATTCTGAACGCCATGGTGAACGTCGCGAGTGGCGCGTCGTGGGTGTCGTTCCATCATGGGGGAGGTGTCGGGATCGGCAACTCACTCCACGCCGGCCAGGTGATCGTCGCGGACGGATCTCCAGAGATGCGCGTGCGCCTTGAGAGAGTCTTGACCAACGACCCGGGCATGGGCGTCGCACGCCACGCCGACGCAGGGTACGAAGCCGCACGAGCAACGGCACGTCGGGAAGGGATCAACCTCCCAATGCTCCCCTGA
- a CDS encoding imidazolonepropionase — protein sequence MKRLFAHAAQVVTCAGPGRARRGLELADAGVRTGVGVLTDGAAIVAVEPTDALQRRYPDATVVDCQGGVLMPGLVDSHTHALFGKPRYEEQEWRAAGRDYMAIAAAGGGIHSSVRDLRTRSEDDLVALALPRLSRIAAHGTTTLEVKSGYGLTLEDELKMLRAIQRLSALQPLRLVPTFLGAHEIPTEYRSRPTGRDEYIALLVQEMLPQVRDQQLAAFADVFCEPGVFTVEESRRILMAAREAGLGLKLHADELRPAGGAELAAELGATSADHLAAISPDGIKALAATGTVATLLPGTMLFLGKERQAPARALVEAGAVVALASDFNPGTSPTVNFPLVLTLGVSQLRLSVAEVIVAATVNGAAALGLAHQVGQLAPGFSADLALYEIDDVRELPYWYGDQRCVRSWVRGVEVGASRSPFRGVSRG from the coding sequence ATGAAACGCCTCTTTGCCCACGCCGCGCAGGTCGTGACGTGCGCCGGCCCCGGGCGCGCACGACGAGGCTTGGAGCTGGCGGACGCCGGCGTCCGCACCGGGGTTGGCGTGCTGACGGACGGGGCCGCGATTGTCGCGGTGGAACCCACCGATGCGCTGCAGCGCCGCTACCCCGACGCAACGGTCGTGGACTGCCAGGGCGGGGTCCTCATGCCCGGGCTCGTGGACTCGCACACACATGCCCTCTTCGGCAAGCCACGATACGAAGAACAGGAATGGCGGGCCGCGGGTCGCGACTATATGGCGATTGCTGCTGCAGGAGGGGGCATCCACAGCTCGGTCCGCGACCTGCGGACGCGAAGCGAGGACGACCTGGTCGCTCTCGCGCTGCCGCGCCTGAGCCGGATCGCCGCACATGGCACGACCACCCTCGAGGTGAAGTCCGGGTACGGGCTCACGCTCGAGGATGAACTCAAGATGCTGCGGGCGATCCAGCGTCTCTCGGCGCTGCAGCCCCTGCGCCTCGTGCCCACCTTCCTTGGCGCGCACGAGATCCCGACCGAGTATCGCTCGCGTCCCACGGGTCGCGACGAGTACATCGCCCTCCTGGTGCAGGAGATGTTGCCCCAGGTGCGTGATCAACAGCTCGCCGCATTTGCCGACGTGTTCTGTGAACCGGGCGTCTTCACGGTCGAGGAGTCGCGCCGCATCCTGATGGCCGCGCGCGAGGCCGGGCTCGGGCTCAAGCTCCACGCGGACGAACTCCGGCCGGCCGGCGGGGCGGAACTCGCCGCCGAGCTCGGGGCGACTTCGGCAGACCACTTGGCGGCGATTTCGCCGGACGGCATCAAGGCGCTCGCCGCCACGGGGACCGTGGCGACACTGCTCCCGGGGACCATGCTCTTCCTCGGGAAAGAGCGACAGGCGCCAGCGCGTGCCCTGGTCGAAGCTGGGGCGGTCGTCGCCCTCGCTTCTGACTTCAATCCCGGCACATCGCCGACCGTGAATTTCCCGCTGGTGCTCACCTTGGGGGTCAGCCAGCTGCGGCTAAGCGTCGCGGAAGTCATTGTGGCAGCGACAGTTAACGGCGCAGCGGCTCTCGGGCTCGCTCACCAGGTCGGCCAGCTGGCCCCCGGCTTTTCGGCCGACCTCGCCCTCTACGAGATCGACGACGTGCGCGAGCTGCCGTATTGGTACGGGGACCAGCGGTGCGTTCGTTCCTGGGTCCGAGGGGTCGAGGTGGGGGCGTCGAGATCGCCCTTTCGAGGCGTCTCACGGGGCTGA